A region from the Triticum urartu cultivar G1812 chromosome 1, Tu2.1, whole genome shotgun sequence genome encodes:
- the LOC125543668 gene encoding receptor-like cytoplasmic kinase 176 isoform X2: MGNCWGAKISSDSSSSSPTGTNSKYASRNGAALSSSSSYASAASVPRSEGEILESANVKAFSFNELRTATRNFRPDSVLGEGGFGSVFKGWIDEKTLTPTKPGTGMVIAVKKLNQESYQGHREWLAEVNYLGQLSHPNLVKLVGYCVEDEQRLLVYEFMPRGSLENHLFRRSTHFQPLSWNLRMKIAHGAAKGLAFLHSDKAKVIYRDFKTSNILLDANYDAKLSDFGLAKDGPTGDKSHVSTRVMGTYGYAAPEYLATGHLTTKSDVYSFGVVLLEMLSGRRAVDKNRPTGEHNLVEWARPYLTSKRRIFRVLDPRLGGQYSLAKAQKAASLALQCLSVDSRNRPSMEQVVVALEQLHDAKEGGNSPRPQLQRKPSSNRSLTGSRPSSTKGNNNRPASSRPV; encoded by the exons ATGGGGAACTGCTGGGGCGCCAAGATCAGCTCCGacagctcctcctcctcccctacaG GGACGAATTCCAAGTATGCTAGTAGGAATGGGGCGGCCTTGAGCAGCTCCAGCAGCTATGCCTCCGCGGCGTCAGTGCCACGGAGCGAGGGTGAGATTCTGGAGTCAGCGAATGTCAAGGCCTTCTCTTTCAATGAGCTGAGGACCGCCACGAGAAACTTCCGGCCGGACAGTGTGCTAGGCGAGGGAGGGTTCGGGTCAGTCTTCAAGGGGTGGATCGATGAGAAGACCCTCACCCCAACCAAGCCTGGCACCGGGATGGTCATTGCTGTGAAGAAGCTTAATCAGGAAAGCTATCAGGGCCATAGGGAATGGCTG GCTGAAGTGAATTACCTTGGACAACTATCGCACCCGAATCTTGTAAAGCTCGTTGGGTACTGTGTTGAAGACGAACAGCGGCTTCTCGTCTACGAGTTCATGCCTCGTGGGAGTTTGGAGAATCATCTCTTTAGGA GGAGTACACATTTCCAGCCGCTCTCCTGGAACCTTCGGATGAAAATTGCCCATGGAGCAGCTAAGGGGCTCGCGTTTCTCCACAGTGACAAGGCCAAAGTCATCTACCGTGATTTCAAAACCTCAAATATCCTCCTAGATGCG AACTACGACGCAAAGCTCTCAGATTTTGGCCTGGCGAAGGACGGACCGACCGGTGACAAGAGCCATGTGTCCACAAGGGTGATGGGGACATATGGGTATGCTGCACCAGAATACCTTGCAACAG GCCACCTGACCACGAAGAGCGACGTGTACAGCTTCGGCGTGGTCCTCCTGGAGATGCTGTCGGGGCGGCGCGCGGTGGACAAGAACCGGCCGACCGGCGAGCACAACCTGGTGGAGTGGGCGCGGCCGTACCTGACGAGCAAGCGGCGCATCTTCCGCGTCCTGGACCCCCGTCTGGGCGGGCAGTACTCCCTCGCCAAGGCCCAGAAGGCGGCGTCGCTGGCGCTGCAGTGCCTCTCGGTGGACTCGAGGAACAGGCCGAGCATGGAGCAGGTCGTCGTGGCGTTGGAGCAGCTCCACGACGCCAAGGAGGGAGGTAACAGCCCTCGCCCGCAGCTGCAGAGGAAGCCGAGCAGCAACCGGAGCCTGACCGGCTCGAGACCATCGTCGACCAAGGGGAACAACAACAGGCCCGCTTCGTCGAGACCGGTTTga
- the LOC125543668 gene encoding receptor-like cytoplasmic kinase 176 isoform X1 encodes MGNCWGAKISSDSSSSSPTGTNSKYASRNGAALSSSSSYASAASVPRSEGEILESANVKAFSFNELRTATRNFRPDSVLGEGGFGSVFKGWIDEKTLTPTKPGTGMVIAVKKLNQESYQGHREWLAEVNYLGQLSHPNLVKLVGYCVEDEQRLLVYEFMPRGSLENHLFRSKCLAFYFPYSLGVILQFSKVSEHSGSTHFQPLSWNLRMKIAHGAAKGLAFLHSDKAKVIYRDFKTSNILLDANYDAKLSDFGLAKDGPTGDKSHVSTRVMGTYGYAAPEYLATGHLTTKSDVYSFGVVLLEMLSGRRAVDKNRPTGEHNLVEWARPYLTSKRRIFRVLDPRLGGQYSLAKAQKAASLALQCLSVDSRNRPSMEQVVVALEQLHDAKEGGNSPRPQLQRKPSSNRSLTGSRPSSTKGNNNRPASSRPV; translated from the exons ATGGGGAACTGCTGGGGCGCCAAGATCAGCTCCGacagctcctcctcctcccctacaG GGACGAATTCCAAGTATGCTAGTAGGAATGGGGCGGCCTTGAGCAGCTCCAGCAGCTATGCCTCCGCGGCGTCAGTGCCACGGAGCGAGGGTGAGATTCTGGAGTCAGCGAATGTCAAGGCCTTCTCTTTCAATGAGCTGAGGACCGCCACGAGAAACTTCCGGCCGGACAGTGTGCTAGGCGAGGGAGGGTTCGGGTCAGTCTTCAAGGGGTGGATCGATGAGAAGACCCTCACCCCAACCAAGCCTGGCACCGGGATGGTCATTGCTGTGAAGAAGCTTAATCAGGAAAGCTATCAGGGCCATAGGGAATGGCTG GCTGAAGTGAATTACCTTGGACAACTATCGCACCCGAATCTTGTAAAGCTCGTTGGGTACTGTGTTGAAGACGAACAGCGGCTTCTCGTCTACGAGTTCATGCCTCGTGGGAGTTTGGAGAATCATCTCTTTAGGAGTAAGTGCCTGGCCTTTTACTTTCCCTATTCGCTGGGTGTTATTCTACAGTTTTCTAAAGTGTCTGAACATTCAGGGAGTACACATTTCCAGCCGCTCTCCTGGAACCTTCGGATGAAAATTGCCCATGGAGCAGCTAAGGGGCTCGCGTTTCTCCACAGTGACAAGGCCAAAGTCATCTACCGTGATTTCAAAACCTCAAATATCCTCCTAGATGCG AACTACGACGCAAAGCTCTCAGATTTTGGCCTGGCGAAGGACGGACCGACCGGTGACAAGAGCCATGTGTCCACAAGGGTGATGGGGACATATGGGTATGCTGCACCAGAATACCTTGCAACAG GCCACCTGACCACGAAGAGCGACGTGTACAGCTTCGGCGTGGTCCTCCTGGAGATGCTGTCGGGGCGGCGCGCGGTGGACAAGAACCGGCCGACCGGCGAGCACAACCTGGTGGAGTGGGCGCGGCCGTACCTGACGAGCAAGCGGCGCATCTTCCGCGTCCTGGACCCCCGTCTGGGCGGGCAGTACTCCCTCGCCAAGGCCCAGAAGGCGGCGTCGCTGGCGCTGCAGTGCCTCTCGGTGGACTCGAGGAACAGGCCGAGCATGGAGCAGGTCGTCGTGGCGTTGGAGCAGCTCCACGACGCCAAGGAGGGAGGTAACAGCCCTCGCCCGCAGCTGCAGAGGAAGCCGAGCAGCAACCGGAGCCTGACCGGCTCGAGACCATCGTCGACCAAGGGGAACAACAACAGGCCCGCTTCGTCGAGACCGGTTTga
- the LOC125543683 gene encoding protein NRT1/ PTR FAMILY 6.2, protein MGGKMEIERSSWSEDGNLVQDAVDYRGCPANRSNTGSWLGAASVVGIELCERLATMGIAVNLVTYLTDTMHLPSAESANVVTDFMGTSFLLCFLGGFLADAFLGRYLTIAIFALVQALGTGLLAVSTTIRHLRPPPCGGAAPCEDATGLQMGVLYVCLYLIALGTGGLKSSVSGFGTDQFDERDERERAAMGYFFDRFFFFISLGTLLAVTVLVYIQDHVGRSWAYGLCSGAMLVAIAVFLSGTKRYRYKRSSGSPVVHILQVLVAAARKRGLKQPLTAATLYEDRPEHARIHHTDQFRCLDSAAVMAGEEDNEVGPDGRPAPNPWKLCSVSRVEEVKMVARLMPVWATTILFWTIYAQMITFSVEQATTMDRRIGRFEIPAASLTVFFVGAIMLTLAVYDRVFIPLCRNLTGRPGFTNLEKIGIGLVLSIIGMVAAAICEKKRLTVASTATNGTTLPISVFMLIPQFLLVGAGEAFIYTGQLDFFITRSPKSMKTMSTGLFLTTLSLGFFLSSALVSLVRGATTWLGDTINHSRLNYFYWLLAVLGTLNLAAYLLCAMWATPAASSKAEQPHPATAADEKC, encoded by the exons ATG GGAGGAAAAATGGAGATTGAGAGGTCATCGTGGAGCGAGGACGGCAACCTGGTTCAGGATGCGGTCGACTACCGGGGTTGCCCGGCCAACAGGTCCAACACCGGCAGCTGGCTGGGAGCGGCATCCGTGGTCGGGATCGAGCTATGCGAGCGGCTGGCCACCATGGGCATCGCGGTGAACCTGGTGACGTACCTCACGGACACCATGCACCTGCCCAGCGCCGAGTCCGCCAACGTCGTCACCGACTTCATGGGCAcctccttcctcctctgcttcctcggCGGCTTCCTCGCCGACGCCTTCCTCGGCCGCTACCTCACCATCGCCATCTTTGCGCTCGTCCAGGCGCTTGGCACCGGACTCCTCGCTGTGTCGACGACCATACGCCATCTCCGCCCGCCACCCTGCGGGGGCGCAGCACCGTGCGAGGACGCCACGGGTCTGCAGATGGGCGTGCTGTACGTGTGCCTCTACCTCATCGCGCTCGGCACCGGCGGGCTCAAGTCCAGCGTCTCCGGCTTCGGCACCGACCAGTTCGACGAGCGCGACGAGCGCGAGCGCGCCGCCATGGGATACTTCTTCGACCgtttcttcttcttcatcagcctGGGCACACTTCTCGCCGTCACCGTCCTCGTCTACATCCAGGACCATGTCGGCCGGAGCTGGGCCTACGGCCTCTGCTCTGGCGCCATGCTCGTGGCCATCGCCGTCTTCCTCTCGGGCACCAAGAGGTACCGCTACAAACGGAGCTCCGGGAGCCCGGTCGTGCACATCCTCCAGGTCCTCGTCGCCGCTGCCCGCAAGCGCGGCCTCAAGCAGCCGCTCACCGCCGCCACGCTCTATGAGGACCGCCCCGAGCACGCGAGGATCCATCACACCGACCAGTTCCGGTGCTTGGACAGCGCGGCCGTGATGGCCGGTGAGGAGGACAACGAGGTGGGGCCGGACGGGCGGCCCGCACCGAACCCGTGGAAGTTGTGCTCGGTGTCCCGCGTGGAGGAGGTGAAGATGGTGGCGAGGCTGATGCCGGTGTGGGCGACGACGATCTTGTTCTGGACCATCTATGCGCAGATGATCACCTTCTCGGTGGAGCAGGCGACCACCATGGACCGGCGCATCGGCCGCTTCGAGATCCCAGCCGCGTCGCTCACTGTCTTCTTCGTTGGCGCCATCATGCTGACCCTTGCCGTCTATGACCGCGTGTTCATCCCGCTATGCCGAAACCTCACTGGCCGGCCGGGGTTCACCAACCTGGAGAAGATCGGCATCGGCCTGGTCCTCTCCATCATCGGCATGGTCGCTGCCGCCATCTGCGAGAAGAAGCGTCTCACCGTCGCCTCCACGGCCACGAATGGGACCACTCTGCCGATCAGTGTATTCATGCTGATTCCGCAGTTCCTGCTGGTGGGCGCGGGCGAGGCCTTCATCTACACGGGGCAGCTGGACTTCTTCATCACGCGATCGCCCAAGAGCATGAAGACCATGAGCACCGGTCTCTTCCTCACCACGCTCTCCCTCGGCTTCTTCCTCAGCAGCGCCCTCGTCTCTCTCGTTAGGGGCGCCACCACATGGCTCGGTGACACCATCAATCACAGCCGCCTCAATTACTTCTACTGGCTCCTCGCCGTGCTTGGTACCCTCAACCTAGCCGCCTACCTCCTATGCGCCATGTGGGCCACGCCGGCCGCCAGCAGCAAGGCGGAGCAACCACATCCCGCGACAGCAGCCGACGAGAAATGCTAG